The DNA segment ACGGTCGCACCTAGATTGTCTCCATTAGAGACGAATGCTACCTTGTATCCGTTCTCTAAAAGTCGATCTAATAGTCCTGTTTCTAAAAGTGTGAACCAAATATCTCCATGACCGGGAGGACACCATTCTTCCGAATTGCCTTTAGAAATTTCCAAAGGTTTCAGTTCCGGAACGACTAATCTTGGCACCTTATGCTGTAAAAAGCTCGTAGGATAATTTTGTGAAAATTTGATCTTTTTGAGTTCTTCTTGGCTTTCATCTTGGGTGCTGAAGCTATCCATCAAGATAAGAGGAACTTCTAAATTATATTTTTGTCGGATGTACTCTACTTGCCTGCAGACCACTTCCAAGAAGCTCATTCCATCCTTGATCTCTATCAAGGATTTAGGTCCGGAAAGCCCCATACTTGTCCCGAGACCTCCGTTCAGCTTGATCACTACCAATTCTTTTAAAAATTTAGGATCTCCCGGATATTCCGATTCGATTTTTTCTAAAGAGATCTCATCTTTGTTAGGGTCCAGGTCCCCTACTTCTTCCCATTTTACGATCCCGGTCTCACCGTTGCGAACTTCTTGGGTCTTAGAAATAAAATCGGAGATGAACTCTTCAGAGAGTCCTTCTCTCGACATTTTTTCTTTGATCAATTTTTCGGATTCTGCTATCAACGGATCCATCTTATAATTCCTTTCGCATCGTACATTTCGTCAAACTCACCCAATTCAATTGTATATTTTTCATCTTTGGAAGAAGGATCATAGATCAGCTTTAGTTTTACTTCTCTTCCGTTATCATTTATTTTTACAGGCTTCTCATTCTGCTCCGCATACAAAGGAAGGAATACTGTATAAGAATAGATGTACACCGATTTTTTTGAATTTTTCCTGTAATACAAAACCCCTTTTTCCGCAAGATCTCGTTTTAGTATTTTTGTATAAGCCACAGGGAAGTTCTTGTTCCAAGTAGCAAGAAGTGTCTTGTCCATCTCGGAATGTTTAGGCACCTCCGAATACAAATTGGTTACGGAAAAAAGAAAAATGCCTAATACCAGGAAACGAAAGAGGACTTTCATAAACTTACAGACAGATTAAGAATCAGTTGGTATTCTTCAAGTAATTACTTAAAAAACAAAGGACCTCTAACTATCACATCCCCTGTTACTTTTAGAAGAAGGATCCGATCTATTTAACGGATTCCTTATATTTGGAATAGGTTTCGTTATCCGAATCAAATACTATATCCGCAGTAGCGCAGATCACTCCTCCCAAGGAAACGATCCTGATATTCAGTAAAAATTCCTGGTCTTGGAAAACAAGCTGGCCTAAAGCCAAATACTCCGCCCCGGAAAGTTTTCCTATGGAGACTATCTGATCGTTCAATACGAGCCCGCTTGCTTGGAAGTCCTGCTCTCCTATAACCCGATTCAATCTATCTCTTTCCAGCAATTGGAATGTTTTAGGATCGAATAATTCCTTTCCAAGCCTATCCGTAACCAACCTTCCTAATTGGGAATTGGTCCCGTCTTCGTTGATTATATTTAAGATGGCGAGCCTTGCAGGAAGTTTCCCGCCTTGCGTTTTGAGAGAAGATAAAAATTGGTATCTAAGTTCGGAGGCAATCGTCGCCACTCCCGCATTCGGGTCCTTTGCTTTCTTTCTGATTTCTCCGGAAGAAACACAGGAACCCAATAATATTATAACTGTCGATAGGAAGATCCGGATTTTCATTTTCCCGCCTATATTAAAAATATTTAACTAATGTGACTTGGTTTCCGGTGCTGTTAAATTTCACCAGATCGAATGTAGCTAAAGTAAGTGTGAGCCCTCGTCCATGGGTGATCCCTTCCGAATTCAATTTTTCCATGCTGCTTTTTTGAAGCCTAGCATGATTAAAACCTTTTCCTTCGTCCGTGATCCTGACACCTATCCTATCTCTGGAAAGTGAATATTCCACTTTTACCTTTTTGGATTTATAATAAGGATCCTTCTGTCTTTCCTGAACGAATCTGAAATAATTTCCTTCCGACATTGCACGAGTTTTTTCCTCGAAGCTGATGTTAAGGTTCCCATGTTCGATTGCATTGATAATCATTTCTCTCAGACAATTTCTCATCGCAGTGATGGTAGAAGGATCCACAAATCTATACAAGTTCGCAGTCATTCTTTGGCTTAAGAGTTCTGCATTTTGAAGATAATTATTTGCAGTGTAGACGGTCTTCTCATCATCCACGTACCGCGACATTAAGTCTTGGTCAGGCTCGTAGGCTCTTCCTAAAATTTCTCTTTGACCCTCGTATTCCAAGATCTGGAACTGAACCTGTAACTCTTTAGGCTCTCTCAAATATTTCTGTAGGAATTCTCCTAAGAACCGAACTGGTTTTCCTTCGGAAGCAAGTTCTTCCAATTTTTCTAATACGTATAATTTCTTGTACGCGTCTTGTAATTCTCCCGCCTTATAGATCAGCTCCATAAAGTTTTTGCCGATCACTTCCTGGGGTTTGAACCCTATATGTTTGGATACGGATCTATTCGCTGCGAGAATATTCCAGTTTTGGTCCAAAGAGAATAAAAAGTCTTCTTCTACTTCGAATAAACTTCTGTATTTTGCTTCCGATTCTTCCGCGTAATTGCGGATATTCCCCAGCTCTTCTACTCTTTGTTTCAATTGATCGGATAATCTTTTGATCCTATCTGCGAGTCCCAAGGATAGAAGGCTCACTTCCATCACGGAACCTACTTGTATTCCCCACAAAGTGAAAAAGTTATTCGGAAGTATCCCGAAGGATTTTAGACCGAATAGAAA comes from the Leptospira dzoumogneensis genome and includes:
- a CDS encoding CsgG/HfaB family protein translates to MKIRIFLSTVIILLGSCVSSGEIRKKAKDPNAGVATIASELRYQFLSSLKTQGGKLPARLAILNIINEDGTNSQLGRLVTDRLGKELFDPKTFQLLERDRLNRVIGEQDFQASGLVLNDQIVSIGKLSGAEYLALGQLVFQDQEFLLNIRIVSLGGVICATADIVFDSDNETYSKYKESVK